A region of Theileria annulata chromosome 2, complete sequence, *** SEQUENCING IN PROGRESS *** DNA encodes the following proteins:
- a CDS encoding uncharacterized protein (1 probable transmembrane helix predicted for TA15405 by TMHMM2.0), with translation MIKCEMNKNFNSINQTDYQTNSQTNYQTTYQNIIRYTFSDCPCPINQTQYTNLNNQPNSIIQLSCVNQPGTNNQLSGVNPGLGIYTDLCNKLIYILRYIMETINCLETFVLVLKKYMIED, from the coding sequence ATGATAAAGTGTGAGATGAACAAGAACTTTAACTCCATTAACCAAACTGACTATCAAACTAATTCACAAACTAATTACCAAACCACTTACCAAAACATTATTCGGTACACTTTCAGTGATTGTCCTTGTCCAATTAATCAAACACAATATACTAACCTTAATAATCAACCAAATAGTATTATTCAACTGAGTTGTGTAAATCAACCTGGTACAAATAATCAGTTGAGTGGTGTGAATCCTGGACTTGGGATTTACACAGATTTATGTAACAAgttaatttacattttgAGGTATATTATGGAAACTATCAATTGTTTAGAAACGTTTGTGTTGGTATTAAAGAAATACATGATCGAGGATTAA
- a CDS encoding uncharacterized protein (1 probable transmembrane helix predicted for TA15405 by TMHMM2.0 at aa 58-80): METKKKFSSPTALAVSPPKLTFHRRIARGAFGVVYLVSDDTGTQFAVKRSKKLLFHKQSIIYLVIYHLSCSLVLPFYSLVT, translated from the exons ATGGAGACTAAAAAG AAGTTCTCGTCTCCCACAGCTTTGGCTGTTTCTCCTCCCAAATTAACCTTCCACAGGAGAATCGCCAGAGGTGCTTTCGGAGTTGTTTATCTAGTTTCTGATGATACTGGAACTCAGTTCGCCGTTAAAAGATcaaaaaaattgttattcCATAAACaatctattatatatttagttatataccattTAAGTTGTTCACTAGTTTTACCTTTTTATTCCCTAGttacataa
- a CDS encoding adp-ribosylation factor, putative (chr2.C.cand.53 - PF00025 ADP-ribosylation factor family), translating into MEFKFFIKTFPFNVLRFSGKLFQSSLRLFFLIFKYIFRSTTDLYANILDSLKRPCENILILGPRNSGKSSLLYRIKLSEFISTSATGSSIEEELYLCRFCLVSSAICGHPKLQEYDKVKVRLYELGYNDPISTYQQQIQICNKIIYVVDSFGDFRYSEINKEILTMISEHSYHHNLPKYVIFLAKNVLLKLSHYVQDIFGGMNYNSIRKALEIPEQLNNRLVSTYPLLNTFISYVHRSSITGEGVFESLSFLLFDNGENNKNEKNDLIVL; encoded by the exons ATggaatttaaattttttataaagaCTTTTCcatttaatgttttaagATTCAGCGGGAAGCTTTTCCAATCATCCCTACGCCTCTTCTTTCTCATTTTCAAATACATTTTCAGGTCGACAACTGACCTGTATGCAAACATTCTCGACAGTTTAAAAAGGCCTTGTGAAAACATTTTAATCCTTGGGCCTAGGAACTCCGGTAAAAGCTCCCTTCTCTATCGCATTAAACTTTCCGAATTTATCTCAACG AGTGCTACTGGGTCAAGTATTGAAGAAGAACTATATTTGTGTCGGTTTTGTCTTGTTTCTTCCGCAATTTGTGGCCACCCTAAACTTCAAGAATATGATAAAGTTAAGGTCAGACTTTATGAACTCGGTTATAATGATCCCATTTCAACCTATCAACAACAAATACAA ATATGTAATAAGATAATATATGTGGTTGACAGTTTCGGCGATTTCAGATACTCTGAGATAAACAAGGAAATTTTAACCATGATTTCTGAACATAGTTATCATCACAATCTCCCCAAATATGTTATATTCCTCGCCAAAAATGTATTACTCAAACTCAGTCATTATGTTCAGGACATCTTCGGAGGAATGAATTACAATTCCATTAGAAAAGCACTTGAAATTCCTGAACAACTTAACAATAGGCTAGTTTCCACTTATCCGCTACTTAACACCTTTATATCATATGTAcata GAAGTTCAATAACCGGTGAGGGAGTGTTTGAATCACTTTCGTTTTTGTTATTTGATAATggagaaaataataaaaatgagaaaaatgatttaattgtactataa